A genome region from Halorussus pelagicus includes the following:
- a CDS encoding glycosyltransferase family 4 protein — translation MNILQVAPRYPPHTGGVETHVAEISRRLVSRGHDVTVFAADAEDGLARRETRDGVRVRRFRGFAPGGAFHVAPGIAPAVRRANQDVVHAHNYHSLPAFFAALGVADARFVVTPHYHGGSASGFRDKLLSLYRPLGRWALGRADEVIAVSDWERDQLRADFGLDATVIPNGLDVERFADATPEKRDRPYLLCVGRLEAYKGVQHAIRALPELPEYDLLIAGSGDYRSELERTARETGVSERVEFLGYVADERLPGLYAGASAYLLLSEFEAYGMTVAEALASGTPCVVRTGSALDDWVSNRGVIDVRKIGPMEVADAVDAALNADVSSMQVFTWGTVTERLEPRLKT, via the coding sequence ATGAATATTTTACAAGTCGCACCGCGGTATCCGCCTCATACTGGTGGCGTCGAGACTCACGTCGCCGAAATCAGTCGCCGACTCGTCTCTCGTGGCCACGACGTGACGGTGTTCGCGGCCGATGCCGAGGACGGACTCGCCCGGCGCGAGACCCGCGACGGTGTTCGTGTGCGCCGCTTTCGAGGGTTCGCGCCCGGCGGCGCGTTCCACGTCGCGCCGGGCATCGCACCCGCAGTTCGACGGGCCAACCAGGACGTGGTCCACGCGCACAACTATCACTCGCTCCCAGCCTTCTTCGCGGCGTTAGGAGTCGCGGACGCACGGTTCGTAGTGACGCCTCACTATCACGGGGGAAGCGCGAGCGGGTTCCGCGACAAACTACTCTCGCTCTACCGACCGCTCGGCCGATGGGCGCTCGGGCGCGCGGACGAGGTAATCGCGGTCAGCGACTGGGAGCGCGACCAGTTACGCGCGGACTTCGGACTCGACGCCACCGTGATTCCGAACGGCCTGGACGTAGAGCGGTTCGCCGACGCGACGCCCGAGAAGCGCGACCGACCGTATCTACTCTGCGTTGGCCGACTGGAAGCGTACAAGGGTGTTCAACACGCGATTCGCGCACTCCCGGAACTCCCGGAGTACGACCTACTGATTGCTGGCTCCGGCGATTACCGGTCCGAGTTAGAGCGGACTGCACGCGAGACGGGCGTTTCCGAGCGCGTCGAGTTTCTGGGCTACGTCGCCGACGAACGCCTACCGGGACTGTACGCTGGGGCGTCGGCCTACCTTTTACTCTCGGAGTTCGAAGCGTACGGTATGACGGTCGCCGAGGCACTGGCCAGCGGGACCCCCTGCGTCGTTCGGACGGGGAGTGCGCTCGACGACTGGGTGTCGAACCGCGGCGTGATTGATGTACGCAAAATCGGTCCTATGGAAGTGGCCGATGCAGTGGACGCTGCTTTGAACGCCGACGTTAGTAGCATGCAGGTCTTCACCTGGGGAACCGTCACCGAGCGACTCGAACCTCGACTCAAAACGTAG
- a CDS encoding glycosyltransferase encodes MNSLVAAAGALVAATALPYLAYLALYAVVGPSGSPADKRDAEPTVSIVLPTYNESGIIEKKLDDVVSLDYPMEKVELVVVDSSDDETPEIIESYFEDRAHPDLNLIREQERRGLAPALNDAYAAADNEMVVKTDCDSYVADDALREAAANLADPGVAAVTGQNAEVLGGSEVEAGYRGVQAHIQTLESHLDSTLIFHGPFSAFDNDAIVPIDPNSLADDTELALKIRRGGDRVVFDPAVRYKEASHSDFGKRRLQKDRRGMGLIRLLAQHRDALGKYGNYGKVVLPFNWWFMIVSPWLVALDVLAVTAAGLSVAGLAGLAVPAALAAFVWLGQKDFLGPLQAIYAVFDSQVSLLHAAVELLRGKGDGTWEVDEELREAFD; translated from the coding sequence ATGAACTCTCTCGTGGCCGCCGCGGGGGCGCTCGTCGCCGCCACGGCGCTGCCGTATCTCGCGTACTTAGCCCTCTACGCGGTCGTCGGGCCGAGCGGGTCGCCCGCCGACAAGCGCGACGCGGAACCGACCGTCAGCATCGTTCTGCCGACCTACAACGAATCGGGCATCATCGAGAAGAAACTCGACGACGTGGTGTCGCTGGACTACCCGATGGAGAAGGTCGAACTGGTCGTCGTGGACTCCAGCGACGACGAGACGCCCGAAATTATCGAGTCGTACTTCGAGGACCGCGCGCATCCGGACCTGAACCTCATCCGCGAGCAGGAGCGCCGGGGACTTGCGCCCGCCCTAAACGACGCCTACGCCGCCGCCGACAACGAAATGGTCGTCAAGACCGATTGCGACTCCTACGTCGCCGACGACGCGCTCCGAGAGGCGGCCGCCAATCTCGCGGACCCCGGCGTGGCTGCGGTCACGGGCCAGAACGCCGAAGTCCTCGGCGGAAGCGAGGTTGAGGCCGGGTATCGGGGCGTACAGGCCCACATCCAGACGCTTGAATCGCACCTCGACTCGACGCTCATCTTCCACGGTCCCTTCTCGGCGTTCGACAACGACGCCATCGTCCCAATCGACCCCAACTCGCTGGCCGACGACACCGAGTTGGCGCTGAAGATTCGTCGGGGCGGTGACCGCGTCGTTTTCGACCCCGCGGTCAGGTACAAGGAGGCGTCTCACTCCGACTTCGGCAAGCGCAGGCTTCAGAAGGACCGCCGCGGGATGGGTCTGATTCGCCTGCTCGCCCAGCACCGCGACGCGCTCGGAAAGTACGGCAACTACGGCAAAGTGGTCCTCCCGTTCAACTGGTGGTTCATGATAGTCTCTCCGTGGCTCGTCGCGCTCGACGTGCTGGCGGTCACCGCCGCTGGACTCTCCGTCGCGGGTCTCGCCGGGCTCGCGGTTCCGGCCGCGCTCGCCGCGTTCGTCTGGCTCGGTCAGAAAGACTTCCTCGGTCCGCTACAGGCTATCTACGCTGTCTTCGACTCGCAGGTGTCGCTGCTCCACGCCGCCGTCGAACTGCTCCGCGGGAAAGGCGACGGGACGTGGGAAGTAGACGAGGAGTTGCGGGAGGCGTTCGACTGA
- a CDS encoding archaellin/type IV pilin N-terminal domain-containing protein, whose amino-acid sequence MSRNYISAVKDRIEGAVNDRGQVGIGTLIVFIAMVLVAAIAAGVLINTAGFLQTKSEQTGQESSAQVSNRVQVVSAFGSVANERVEKINLTVMRGSGSDDINLSSATIEWIGPEEAETLTHNDDGNSLGDGEFNVSAIKDPDGSEPVLNTQDDRFKITMDATQISSALGEGEEVKLKVTTQYGAVTQYRANVPQSLSQESAVTV is encoded by the coding sequence ATGTCACGGAATTATATCTCAGCAGTAAAAGATAGAATCGAGGGCGCGGTCAACGACCGCGGTCAGGTGGGTATCGGTACGCTCATCGTCTTCATTGCGATGGTGCTTGTCGCCGCAATTGCAGCGGGCGTGCTCATCAATACGGCCGGATTCCTCCAGACGAAGTCCGAGCAGACCGGTCAGGAGTCCAGTGCGCAGGTCTCGAACCGCGTGCAGGTCGTTAGCGCGTTCGGTAGCGTTGCCAACGAGCGGGTCGAAAAGATCAACCTGACGGTCATGCGCGGTTCCGGGTCCGACGATATCAATCTATCGTCAGCCACCATCGAGTGGATCGGGCCAGAGGAAGCCGAGACGCTGACTCATAACGACGACGGCAATAGCCTCGGTGACGGCGAGTTCAACGTCAGCGCCATCAAGGATCCTGACGGCTCCGAACCCGTCCTCAACACGCAGGACGACCGATTCAAGATCACGATGGACGCCACCCAGATCTCCAGCGCCCTCGGCGAGGGCGAAGAGGTCAAGCTCAAGGTGACGACCCAGTACGGCGCAGTGACGCAGTACCGCGCTAACGTGCCCCAGTCGCTCTCCCAAGAGAGCGCAGTCACGGTCTAA
- the aglJ gene encoding S-layer glycoprotein N-glycosyltransferase AglJ produces MADSEDVCVLIPTLNEAETIGEVIDGFTSRGYENVLVIDGNSSDETTDVARDHGARVMYQSGSGKGQAVREAIEHIDAEYVLMLDGDGTYRPEDAEAMLDPLVNGEYEHIIGDRFADMEDGAMSRFNEFGNGLFNWVFRTIHGKNFEDILSGYRAFTRESVEKFYLDSDGFGVETELAVECVKHGVPTTVVPIRYEARPDDSDTNLHPIRDGGVILLTLYQLAKTSNPLFYFGSVGVLSGVFGVAIAGYVAYEWFGPANTSHEVLAVVAAFAILFGVQLLMFGVLSDLIVTLHREQMRRLE; encoded by the coding sequence ATGGCCGACAGCGAGGACGTTTGCGTTCTCATCCCGACTCTGAACGAAGCCGAGACTATCGGCGAGGTTATCGACGGGTTCACCAGTCGAGGCTACGAGAACGTCCTCGTCATCGACGGGAACTCGTCCGACGAAACCACCGACGTGGCCCGCGACCACGGGGCGCGAGTCATGTATCAGTCAGGGTCCGGAAAGGGACAGGCGGTCCGAGAAGCCATCGAGCACATCGACGCCGAGTACGTCCTGATGCTCGACGGCGACGGCACGTACCGGCCCGAAGACGCCGAGGCGATGCTCGACCCGCTGGTGAACGGCGAGTACGAGCACATCATCGGCGACCGCTTCGCGGACATGGAGGACGGCGCGATGAGTCGCTTCAACGAGTTCGGGAACGGACTGTTCAACTGGGTGTTCCGCACCATCCACGGCAAGAACTTCGAGGACATTTTGAGCGGCTATCGGGCGTTCACCCGCGAGTCGGTGGAGAAGTTCTATCTGGATTCCGACGGCTTCGGCGTCGAGACCGAACTGGCCGTCGAGTGTGTCAAACACGGCGTGCCGACGACCGTAGTCCCGATTCGCTACGAGGCCCGGCCCGACGACTCGGACACCAACCTCCACCCGATTCGAGACGGCGGGGTCATTCTCCTCACGCTCTACCAGTTGGCGAAGACGAGCAACCCGCTGTTCTACTTCGGGAGCGTCGGGGTGTTGAGCGGGGTGTTCGGCGTCGCCATCGCTGGGTACGTTGCCTACGAGTGGTTCGGCCCGGCGAACACGTCCCACGAGGTGCTGGCGGTGGTCGCCGCGTTCGCCATCCTATTTGGCGTCCAACTGCTGATGTTTGGTGTCCTCTCGGACCTCATCGTGACGTTGCACCGCGAGCAGATGCGACGGTTAGAGTAG